A genomic region of Candidatus Paceibacterota bacterium contains the following coding sequences:
- the rny gene encoding ribonuclease Y has translation MSLKIVILLAGLAGLFGIAIGYFLRLIISLGKKGSMELEIRQMMLSAEEKAKKIIIDAETKSVEVMKEIKEETRQREEKFKQTEDRLIKKEGLLDGRQQDIDKEVESLKQKVVEIKEIRDRADKLETQKLGDLQSIAKMTEEDAKTSLLGAMERKYEEDLLGRMKKLEENGAEKMEHRAREILVTSIQRLSTSVAPDIMSTMLSIPSDEMKGKIIGKEGKNIKAFERATGVEVIVDDTPGVITISSFDPIRRQIARVALENLLMDGRIQPAKIEKIVEKAQQDINKIIKEKGEQAVYECGILNLDPRVIQILGRLHFRTSYGQNVLQHSIEMSHIAGMIAEEVGANVQVAKAGALVHDIGKALDHEVAGTHVEIGRRILQKFGVSEEIIKAMQSHHEEYPAENLEAVIVTVADAISGGRPGARSDSIENYIKRLQELEALANSFQGVEKSYALQAGREIRIFVTPEQITDIEAKKMARDIADKIESDLKYPGEIKVTVIRESRVIEYAR, from the coding sequence ATGTCATTAAAAATAGTAATTCTTCTCGCAGGCCTTGCAGGTCTTTTCGGCATTGCGATAGGTTACTTCTTGCGACTTATCATCTCTCTCGGTAAGAAGGGATCAATGGAACTTGAGATCCGACAGATGATGCTAAGCGCCGAGGAGAAAGCCAAGAAGATAATTATCGACGCGGAGACGAAGTCCGTCGAGGTAATGAAAGAGATCAAAGAAGAAACACGTCAGAGGGAAGAAAAATTTAAACAAACAGAAGACCGTCTTATAAAGAAAGAGGGACTTTTGGATGGAAGACAACAGGATATAGACAAAGAAGTAGAGAGTCTGAAGCAAAAAGTCGTTGAAATCAAGGAAATTCGCGATAGAGCCGACAAACTTGAGACACAGAAACTTGGAGATTTGCAATCTATTGCAAAGATGACTGAAGAAGATGCAAAGACTTCTCTGCTTGGAGCGATGGAGAGAAAATATGAAGAAGATTTGCTTGGGAGAATGAAAAAGCTTGAAGAGAATGGTGCAGAGAAAATGGAACACAGAGCTCGCGAGATTCTCGTCACATCGATTCAGAGACTTTCTACATCTGTTGCACCGGACATTATGTCTACGATGCTCAGTATTCCATCCGATGAAATGAAAGGAAAGATTATCGGTAAAGAGGGTAAGAATATTAAAGCCTTTGAAAGAGCTACTGGTGTTGAGGTTATAGTAGATGACACTCCTGGTGTCATCACCATCTCCTCTTTTGATCCGATCAGAAGACAAATAGCTAGAGTTGCTCTTGAAAACTTGCTCATGGACGGCAGAATACAACCAGCGAAGATTGAAAAGATAGTTGAAAAAGCTCAGCAAGATATAAACAAGATAATCAAAGAAAAAGGCGAACAAGCTGTATATGAATGCGGAATTTTGAATCTTGACCCTAGGGTTATACAGATTCTCGGTAGACTACACTTTAGAACAAGTTATGGGCAAAATGTTTTGCAACACTCCATAGAAATGTCCCATATTGCAGGTATGATAGCTGAAGAAGTTGGTGCAAATGTGCAGGTAGCAAAAGCCGGTGCGCTTGTGCATGATATCGGAAAAGCACTCGATCATGAAGTTGCAGGGACACATGTCGAAATCGGTAGAAGGATTTTACAGAAATTCGGTGTGAGCGAGGAGATCATAAAAGCCATGCAGTCTCACCATGAAGAATATCCAGCTGAAAATCTTGAAGCTGTGATAGTCACTGTGGCGGATGCGATATCTGGTGGAAGGCCGGGCGCAAGAAGCGATAGTATTGAGAATTATATAAAGAGATTGCAGGAGCTTGAGGCTTTGGCAAATTCATTCCAAGGGGTTGAGAAATCCTACGCTTTGCAGGCAGGGCGAGAAATAAGGATTTTTGTCACTCCGGAGCAGATTACGGATATTGAAGCCAAGAAAATGGCTAGAGATATAGCGGATAAAATAGAGAGTGATCTCAAATACCCTGGAGAAATCAAGGTTACGGTGATAAGAGAGTCAAGAGTAATAGAATACGCGAGATAA
- the thrH gene encoding bifunctional phosphoserine phosphatase/homoserine phosphotransferase ThrH, with product MKLICMDLEGVLIPEFWEEFAIVTGIKELALTTRDIPDYDKLMQMRIKILKKNKYNIEKIKKVVAKMKPFLGAREFVKWIRDTGVAQPLILTGSFYDYIMPLIAKLGHPLTFANTLEVDRKGNVVGYKLREKDGKIEMIQRFQKAGYFTIAIGDSFNDLKMLKGAEKGILFRPSPKLLKQEKNIEVAQTYIDLKKIISKIL from the coding sequence ATGAAATTAATATGCATGGATCTTGAAGGTGTGCTTATACCAGAATTCTGGGAAGAATTTGCTATCGTCACAGGCATAAAAGAGCTTGCTTTGACCACGAGAGATATTCCGGATTATGACAAACTCATGCAAATGAGGATTAAGATTTTGAAAAAAAATAAATATAATATTGAAAAAATAAAAAAAGTTGTAGCGAAAATGAAACCATTTCTCGGCGCGAGAGAATTTGTAAAGTGGATCAGAGATACCGGTGTGGCACAGCCTCTCATACTTACCGGAAGCTTTTATGATTACATAATGCCACTCATCGCAAAGCTCGGCCATCCGCTTACTTTTGCAAATACTCTTGAGGTGGATAGAAAGGGGAATGTTGTCGGATACAAACTCCGAGAAAAGGACGGGAAAATAGAAATGATACAGAGATTTCAAAAAGCCGGATATTTCACGATTGCAATAGGGGACAGCTTCAACGATTTGAAAATGCTAAAAGGCGCTGAAAAAGGAATACTCTTCAGGCCATCACCCAAACTCCTAAAACAAGAGAAGAATATTGAAGTAGCACAGACTTACATCGATTTGAAAAAAATAATTTCCAAAATACTCTAA
- a CDS encoding ATP-dependent Clp protease proteolytic subunit, which yields MSYLIPTVIEKSQFGERAFDIYSRLLKENIVFLGGPIDDETANIVIAQLLFLQFENPKKDIQLYINSPGGSVSAALAILDTMNHVKNDISTVCVGLAASAAALLLSSGKKGKRFALPNSEIMIHQPMGGAQGQASDIEITARQILKLKGKLTKIIAENTGKTVAQIEKDSDRDYYMSADEAKKYGVVDRVL from the coding sequence ATGTCATACTTAATCCCAACAGTAATTGAGAAAAGCCAGTTTGGCGAAAGAGCTTTTGATATTTATTCAAGATTGCTCAAAGAAAATATCGTTTTCCTTGGTGGGCCGATAGATGATGAAACGGCCAATATCGTCATTGCCCAACTTCTCTTTTTACAATTTGAAAATCCAAAGAAAGATATTCAGCTTTATATCAACTCCCCTGGAGGTTCTGTTTCTGCGGCTCTTGCCATCTTGGACACGATGAATCATGTGAAGAATGATATTTCGACAGTCTGTGTGGGACTTGCGGCTTCAGCAGCAGCTCTCTTGCTCTCTTCAGGAAAGAAAGGAAAGAGATTTGCCTTACCAAATTCTGAAATAATGATTCATCAGCCGATGGGTGGTGCGCAAGGGCAAGCTTCTGATATTGAAATCACGGCGAGGCAGATTTTGAAATTGAAAGGTAAACTAACGAAGATAATCGCTGAAAATACAGGTAAAACAGTTGCGCAAATAGAAAAAGATTCTGACAGAGACTACTACATGTCAGCAGATGAGGCGAAGAAGTATGGGGTGGTGGATAGGGTGTTGTAG
- a CDS encoding RsmE family RNA methyltransferase, whose amino-acid sequence MRLHRFYINQRIQGDKLRIDDSELLNQWGKVFRLKAGDPKPNKNQFDGASKIIIFDGTGFEYETEFELLTKKEAILKVGEKKTVAEPKIALHIFQSIIKKDNFELIVQKCTEIGAASFHPIISERSEKKDLNIERLQKIAKEASEQSGKGRVPEIFVPAELAVAIEDFDGTLFTLDFSDKPLSATKISGNKIGVLIGPEGGWTEKEREFFKEKKIEAISLGEPVLRAETAAIAIAVKILL is encoded by the coding sequence ATGCGATTACACAGATTTTATATCAATCAAAGAATACAGGGGGATAAATTGAGAATTGACGATTCTGAGCTTTTAAACCAATGGGGAAAAGTTTTTCGCTTAAAAGCTGGGGACCCCAAGCCAAATAAAAATCAATTTGACGGGGCAAGCAAAATAATTATTTTTGATGGTACAGGTTTTGAATATGAAACAGAATTTGAATTGCTTACAAAAAAGGAAGCGATTTTGAAAGTGGGGGAGAAAAAAACAGTCGCCGAGCCGAAAATCGCCCTACACATTTTCCAATCGATAATTAAAAAAGATAATTTTGAACTTATAGTCCAAAAATGCACAGAAATAGGTGCAGCATCTTTTCACCCAATAATTTCGGAAAGGAGCGAGAAAAAAGATTTGAATATTGAGAGATTACAAAAAATAGCAAAAGAGGCGAGCGAGCAGTCGGGCAAGGGAAGAGTGCCAGAAATTTTTGTGCCGGCAGAGCTTGCTGTGGCGATTGAGGATTTTGACGGGACACTTTTTACACTGGATTTCTCGGACAAACCACTTTCGGCGACAAAAATTTCCGGCAATAAAATCGGTGTATTGATCGGCCCAGAAGGCGGTTGGACAGAAAAGGAACGGGAATTTTTTAAAGAAAAAAAGATTGAAGCGATTTCACTCGGTGAGCCAGTTCTCCGCGCAGAAACCGCAGCTATAGCTATAGCCGTAAAAATACTACTATGA
- a CDS encoding HU family DNA-binding protein: MNKAAIVDAVHGVLNGTKVQAEQVVDTVFDSIVASLKKGEEVSVAGLGIFSVKARAARQARNPRTGETIQVKAMKVPKFRAAKALKDAVK, encoded by the coding sequence ATGAATAAAGCAGCAATTGTAGATGCAGTACACGGCGTTCTAAATGGTACAAAGGTACAAGCAGAACAAGTCGTTGATACAGTATTTGATTCAATCGTCGCTTCTTTGAAGAAAGGCGAAGAAGTATCAGTAGCAGGTCTCGGAATCTTCTCAGTCAAGGCAAGAGCAGCCAGACAAGCAAGAAACCCAAGAACAGGCGAAACCATTCAGGTTAAGGCCATGAAGGTTCCAAAATTCAGAGCAGCAAAGGCTTTGAAGGATGCAGTTAAGTAA
- a CDS encoding RNHCP domain-containing protein, whose translation MTNQPKKFQKKVEDFVCEKCGNTVKGTGYTNHCSKCLWSKHVDVNPGDRAEACAGMMCPIKIETEKGEFVITHKCVKCGFERRKKIEKEDNFDEVVRVSKKSQA comes from the coding sequence ATGACAAATCAGCCAAAGAAATTTCAGAAAAAAGTGGAGGACTTTGTTTGTGAAAAATGCGGAAATACCGTAAAAGGCACTGGCTACACAAACCATTGTTCGAAATGCCTTTGGAGTAAACATGTGGACGTAAACCCAGGGGATAGGGCGGAGGCTTGTGCAGGGATGATGTGCCCTATAAAGATAGAGACTGAAAAAGGGGAATTTGTGATTACACATAAATGCGTAAAATGTGGTTTTGAAAGGAGAAAGAAAATAGAAAAAGAGGATAATTTTGATGAAGTGGTGAGAGTAAGCAAAAAATCTCAGGCTTAA
- a CDS encoding type II toxin-antitoxin system RelE/ParE family toxin: MLNLIYAPIFVKKFNKLEENLQDEVIEKIELFKDARNHKILKVHKLHGQFKNCYSFSVNYEFRIIFSYASKKDVDILAIGGHDIYK, from the coding sequence ATGCTAAATCTTATTTATGCACCGATTTTTGTAAAGAAATTTAATAAACTAGAGGAGAATTTACAGGATGAGGTGATTGAGAAAATAGAATTATTTAAAGATGCTCGAAATCACAAAATACTGAAAGTCCATAAATTACACGGGCAATTCAAAAATTGTTATAGTTTTTCTGTAAATTATGAATTTCGAATCATTTTTTCCTATGCTTCTAAAAAAGATGTCGATATTTTGGCTATTGGAGGACACGATATATACAAATAA
- a CDS encoding helix-turn-helix transcriptional regulator translates to MTKAYLRTDAIKFRKAGYSYSYIQKQTGVSKSTLSEWLSDIPYKPNKETADKIVRARLMANEAQRAKKRKSIEDAEKLATKDIGKFTKRDLFMLGIGIYIGEGAKTSHIVRVVNSDPKIIKTTISWFKKCFHLQNSNFSIRIHLYPDTNQGKAISFWSKETGLSKDSFLNCVVDTRTNKKKKNHGKLPFGTAHISIKGAGNNFFFRRIMSLIDKVHQNAGVV, encoded by the coding sequence ATGACAAAAGCTTATCTACGTACTGATGCAATAAAATTTAGAAAAGCTGGCTATTCTTATTCCTATATTCAAAAACAAACTGGAGTTTCAAAGAGCACTTTAAGTGAGTGGCTTTCTGATATACCATATAAACCGAATAAAGAAACTGCCGATAAGATAGTCAGGGCTAGATTAATGGCGAATGAAGCCCAGAGAGCAAAAAAGAGAAAATCTATTGAAGATGCAGAGAAATTAGCAACAAAAGATATCGGAAAATTCACGAAAAGAGATTTATTTATGCTCGGAATCGGTATTTATATCGGGGAAGGTGCAAAAACTAGTCATATTGTAAGAGTTGTAAACTCCGATCCAAAGATAATCAAAACTACTATATCTTGGTTTAAAAAGTGTTTTCATTTGCAAAATAGTAATTTTTCTATTAGAATCCATTTATATCCTGATACGAATCAGGGTAAAGCTATAAGTTTTTGGTCAAAAGAGACTGGTTTATCAAAAGATTCTTTTTTAAATTGCGTTGTTGATACTAGAACAAACAAAAAGAAGAAAAATCATGGTAAATTACCTTTTGGGACGGCACACATCTCCATAAAAGGTGCGGGAAACAATTTCTTCTTTAGAAGAATAATGTCGCTTATAGACAAGGTTCATCAAAATGCGGGCGTGGTTTAA
- a CDS encoding helix-turn-helix domain-containing protein translates to MFTKVFQELGLSEITQKVFNDLVANGATPASKLADRVGIPRPSVYDHLKILIKHGLVTERKEEYKKVFQIDNVRNIQEMLADKIKSLENEKKQFELSLPSLLQKVAFVEPQIKFYSGKEGMRQVLNTIMLNRDIETVLFWPMSEMMKVLGPEYLRDLNEKRVKRNIFLRAIWPSDKVLDTEQYPYLKSGEDTLRDLRFAPVGMTWNMGYWLYEDKVAFLSSEKEGFGFVVHSKDFSDLMKLQFENIWKISTPAKEK, encoded by the coding sequence ATGTTTACAAAAGTATTTCAAGAACTTGGTTTGTCTGAAATCACACAAAAAGTCTTCAATGACTTGGTGGCAAATGGAGCGACGCCTGCTAGTAAATTGGCAGATAGAGTGGGTATTCCCCGCCCATCTGTGTATGATCATCTTAAAATATTGATAAAACACGGCTTGGTAACAGAAAGAAAGGAGGAGTATAAGAAAGTATTTCAGATTGATAATGTGCGGAATATTCAGGAAATGCTAGCCGACAAAATCAAATCTTTGGAGAATGAGAAAAAGCAATTTGAGCTCTCGCTTCCCTCTTTATTGCAAAAAGTGGCTTTTGTAGAGCCACAGATTAAGTTTTATTCAGGAAAGGAGGGTATGAGACAAGTCTTGAACACAATAATGCTAAATAGAGATATAGAAACAGTCCTATTTTGGCCAATGAGTGAAATGATGAAAGTGCTTGGACCGGAATATTTAAGAGATTTAAATGAAAAGAGAGTAAAAAGAAATATTTTTTTGCGTGCGATATGGCCGAGTGATAAAGTCTTGGATACCGAGCAATATCCATATTTGAAAAGTGGCGAGGATACTCTGCGCGACTTGCGCTTTGCACCGGTTGGTATGACATGGAATATGGGTTATTGGCTGTATGAAGACAAAGTCGCTTTTCTTTCTTCCGAAAAAGAAGGATTTGGTTTTGTCGTCCATTCAAAAGATTTTTCCGACCTGATGAAATTACAATTTGAAAATATTTGGAAAATTTCTACACCTGCAAAAGAAAAATAA
- a CDS encoding YraN family protein: protein MKDKTKNNEIGKLGEDLACRFLVKHGFKIIDRNYWKKWGEIDIISQKVNKLHFVEVKSVSRESLHGVSCEKGGFRPKSNEFDRSNTQSDGCFRPEDNMHPWKLQRLSRTIQTYLLEKDVSDETEWQFNVITVYIDMKRRVSRVFLLEDVIL, encoded by the coding sequence TTGAAAGACAAGACAAAAAACAATGAAATAGGGAAATTAGGTGAGGATTTGGCGTGTAGGTTTCTGGTGAAACACGGTTTTAAGATAATTGATCGAAATTATTGGAAAAAATGGGGGGAAATTGACATAATTTCCCAAAAAGTCAATAAATTGCATTTTGTAGAGGTAAAAAGTGTTTCCCGTGAAAGTTTACATGGTGTTTCATGTGAAAAGGGTGGCTTTAGACCTAAATCAAATGAATTTGATCGGTCGAACACCCAATCTGATGGGTGTTTTAGACCGGAAGACAATATGCATCCCTGGAAGCTACAAAGACTATCTAGGACAATTCAAACCTATTTGCTGGAGAAAGATGTTTCAGATGAAACAGAGTGGCAATTTAATGTAATTACTGTCTATATTGATATGAAAAGGCGAGTATCAAGGGTTTTTCTGCTGGAAGATGTGATACTTTAG
- a CDS encoding HD domain-containing protein, producing the protein MKKTSNKTEFGPIPKEVWEASQTLKKAGFEAYLIGGCVRDILLGIIPKDWDITTNAKPEQIIATFPKTFYENTFGTVGVVNENTVDEAVKVIEVTPYRLEAEYSDNRRPDAVIFSEKLDDDLHRRDFTINAIALNITEEGSKEGFYKGNIEDYYGGQDDLKKKVLRTVGDPHERFQEDGLRILRAVRIANFVGFEIDKATEKALLVESGLLAKISKERIRDEFTKIIMSDTPMEGIKSCQKFGILKYIIPDLEKTISIEQKGAHIYDVWEHSLRALQETADKKWPLDIRLSALLHDIGKPKSRRAGAEGPSKEAGKEKWTFYGHEVIGARMTEKILTDLKYPKKVIEKVVKLVRWHMFFSDTEQISLSAVRRIIAQVGKDNIWDLMNVRIADRIGMGRPKADPYRLRKYHAMIEEATRDPISVGMLKIDGGRLMEVTKEAPGPKVGFVLHALLEDVLEDPKLNTEEYLENRAKELMKLPIKELKKIGEEGKEKKEIENEKEVKKIRGKHWVQ; encoded by the coding sequence ATGAAGAAAACTTCAAATAAAACAGAATTCGGGCCGATACCAAAGGAGGTTTGGGAGGCGTCGCAGACTTTGAAAAAGGCGGGTTTTGAGGCGTATCTCATAGGCGGATGTGTGAGAGATATTTTGCTCGGCATTATTCCAAAAGATTGGGACATTACGACAAATGCAAAGCCGGAACAGATTATTGCCACTTTTCCAAAGACTTTTTATGAAAATACTTTTGGTACTGTTGGTGTTGTAAATGAAAATACCGTAGACGAAGCAGTGAAGGTGATAGAAGTCACTCCATACAGACTTGAAGCAGAATATTCAGATAATAGGAGACCCGATGCAGTTATTTTTAGTGAAAAGCTAGACGATGATCTTCACAGAAGAGATTTCACCATAAATGCAATTGCATTGAATATCACAGAAGAGGGGAGTAAGGAAGGATTTTATAAAGGAAATATTGAGGACTATTATGGCGGGCAAGATGATTTGAAGAAAAAAGTCTTGAGGACTGTCGGCGACCCACATGAAAGATTTCAAGAAGATGGTTTGAGGATTTTGCGTGCAGTAAGGATTGCAAATTTTGTCGGTTTTGAAATTGATAAAGCCACGGAGAAAGCTTTGCTTGTAGAATCGGGGCTTCTTGCAAAAATCTCTAAAGAAAGAATACGCGATGAATTTACAAAAATAATAATGTCGGATACGCCAATGGAAGGCATAAAATCCTGCCAAAAATTTGGAATTTTGAAATATATTATTCCTGATTTGGAAAAGACTATCAGCATAGAACAAAAGGGTGCCCATATTTATGATGTTTGGGAACATTCTTTGAGGGCGCTTCAGGAGACGGCGGATAAAAAGTGGCCTTTGGATATAAGATTATCTGCATTGCTTCACGATATCGGCAAGCCTAAATCTCGCAGGGCAGGGGCCGAGGGCCCCTCCAAAGAGGCGGGCAAGGAAAAATGGACTTTCTATGGGCATGAAGTGATCGGCGCGAGAATGACAGAAAAAATTCTCACCGATTTAAAATATCCGAAAAAAGTTATTGAAAAAGTGGTTAAGCTTGTCAGATGGCATATGTTTTTCTCTGATACTGAGCAGATAAGTTTGTCGGCTGTGAGAAGGATTATCGCTCAAGTAGGCAAAGATAATATTTGGGATTTGATGAATGTGCGAATCGCCGATAGGATAGGTATGGGCAGACCAAAAGCCGATCCGTATCGCTTAAGAAAATATCATGCCATGATAGAAGAGGCGACTAGAGACCCGATTTCTGTGGGAATGCTGAAAATAGATGGGGGAAGACTTATGGAAGTCACAAAAGAAGCTCCGGGGCCAAAAGTTGGCTTTGTTTTGCATGCACTTCTCGAAGATGTACTTGAAGATCCAAAACTCAATACTGAAGAATATTTGGAAAATCGTGCGAAAGAACTTATGAAGTTGCCAATAAAAGAATTGAAGAAAATCGGCGAGGAAGGGAAAGAAAAAAAGGAAATAGAAAATGAAAAGGAGGTGAAAAAGATAAGAGGGAAGCATTGGGTACAGTGA
- a CDS encoding NUDIX domain-containing protein: MSKDRPQCGLILENTKGEILLQLRDNKSAIPYPNTWGTFGGQIEKGETPKEAIIREIKEELGYTLLDPEYLGVFPFDGYDIHMFRKVDNQIKLRNLKVKEGQCGEFFSVGKLEGLRFAFNCESIVREYIKRFSNNN, translated from the coding sequence ATGTCTAAAGACAGACCACAATGTGGACTTATATTAGAAAATACTAAAGGAGAGATTCTCTTACAGTTAAGAGATAATAAAAGTGCAATACCTTATCCAAATACTTGGGGAACTTTCGGTGGACAAATCGAGAAAGGAGAAACCCCGAAAGAAGCGATAATCAGAGAGATAAAAGAAGAATTAGGTTACACGCTTTTAGATCCAGAATATTTAGGCGTTTTCCCTTTTGACGGTTACGACATACATATGTTTAGAAAAGTAGATAATCAAATAAAATTAAGAAATCTAAAGGTCAAAGAAGGGCAGTGCGGGGAATTCTTCTCAGTGGGGAAGTTGGAAGGGTTAAGATTCGCTTTTAATTGTGAGAGTATTGTTAGAGAATATATCAAGAGATTCTCTAACAATAATTAA
- a CDS encoding exodeoxyribonuclease III, protein MKIISWNVNGLRAFHKKGAFDSIFEVDPDIFCLQETKAHPEQLPEEVRSPAGYHAFFDHSKVKKGYSGVAIYIKEKLLSSVIPLKNGTQSPKVEYGLGVEKLDQEGRFLALHLGDTVIITCYFPNGGGGQDRLEYKLEYYDEFLKFIKKLEKAGKSVIFCGDVNTAHNEIDLARAKENAEHTGFLPIERAWMDKLVAHGWIDTFRTLHPKEIKYSWWDMKTFARERNVGWRLDYFFTSQDLKSKISRAEILNNMFGSDHCPVLLELK, encoded by the coding sequence ATGAAAATCATTTCCTGGAATGTAAACGGCCTGCGAGCTTTCCACAAAAAGGGGGCTTTTGACAGCATTTTTGAGGTTGATCCGGATATTTTCTGCCTGCAAGAGACGAAAGCTCATCCAGAACAGCTTCCCGAAGAAGTGCGCTCCCCCGCAGGTTATCACGCCTTTTTTGATCATTCAAAAGTGAAGAAGGGATATTCTGGCGTAGCAATTTATATAAAAGAAAAACTTCTCTCCTCTGTCATTCCGTTGAAGAACGGAACCCAGTCCCCAAAAGTAGAATATGGACTTGGAGTGGAAAAATTAGACCAGGAAGGTAGATTTCTCGCATTGCATCTCGGAGATACTGTCATCATAACTTGCTATTTCCCAAATGGCGGAGGTGGGCAAGACAGACTTGAATACAAGCTTGAATATTATGATGAATTTCTGAAATTTATAAAAAAATTGGAAAAAGCCGGAAAAAGCGTGATTTTCTGCGGAGATGTAAACACCGCACACAATGAAATCGACCTTGCAAGAGCAAAAGAAAATGCCGAGCATACCGGATTTTTACCGATAGAACGCGCTTGGATGGACAAACTCGTCGCCCATGGCTGGATAGACACTTTCCGCACACTTCATCCAAAAGAAATAAAATATAGCTGGTGGGATATGAAAACTTTTGCTCGAGAAAGAAATGTCGGCTGGCGTCTGGACTACTTTTTCACCTCACAAGATTTGAAATCAAAAATCTCCCGCGCCGAAATCTTAAATAATATGTTTGGAAGCGACCATTGCCCGGTACTGCTTGAATTGAAATAA